A single window of Parabacteroides sp. FAFU027 DNA harbors:
- a CDS encoding sodium ion-translocating decarboxylase subunit beta, with product MNSGLFTSFFSGILSLGIGEIIMLLVGATLIYLAIKKNYEPALLLPIGFGTLMANIPFSSAVGHDGALTVFFNAGIITEIFPLLIFVAVGAMIDFTPLFRNPMLLLFGAAAQFGIFMTMAFATLLGFDLKEAASIGIIGAADGPTSIYVATRFAQNLLGPISVAAYSYMALVPIIQPPIINALTTKQERMIRMTGHCRPISKTTLILFPIIVTVIAGLIAPTSVALIGFLMFGNLIRECGVLNSLSKSAQNELANLVTILLGITIASTMTADSFLKVDTLMILGLGLFAFIFDTAGGVLFAKLLNLVLPKHLKVNPMVGAAGISAFPMSARVIQKMGQDNDPNNYLLMYAASANVGGQIGSVIAGGIILAIIPLLS from the coding sequence ATGAATTCAGGACTTTTCACCTCCTTCTTCAGCGGAATACTTTCTCTTGGTATTGGAGAGATTATCATGCTATTGGTCGGTGCTACGCTTATCTACCTGGCCATCAAAAAGAACTATGAACCGGCCCTGCTTCTCCCAATCGGATTCGGTACACTCATGGCCAATATCCCTTTCTCCTCCGCTGTCGGCCATGACGGAGCATTGACGGTATTTTTTAATGCAGGAATTATCACCGAAATATTTCCCCTCTTAATATTCGTTGCGGTAGGTGCCATGATTGACTTCACACCGCTGTTCCGGAATCCGATGCTATTGCTTTTCGGTGCGGCTGCCCAGTTTGGCATCTTCATGACGATGGCCTTTGCAACGTTGCTGGGATTCGACCTCAAGGAAGCCGCCTCAATCGGCATTATCGGTGCAGCAGACGGGCCAACTTCCATTTATGTGGCGACCCGTTTTGCCCAAAATCTACTCGGACCGATATCTGTTGCAGCTTATTCTTATATGGCGCTTGTTCCCATTATTCAACCTCCCATCATCAACGCACTAACGACCAAACAGGAGCGTATGATCAGAATGACGGGGCATTGCCGGCCTATTTCCAAAACGACGCTGATTCTCTTTCCGATTATCGTTACTGTGATTGCCGGATTAATTGCACCCACTTCGGTCGCGTTGATTGGCTTTCTGATGTTTGGGAATCTGATTCGGGAGTGTGGGGTATTGAATTCACTTTCGAAATCTGCCCAGAATGAACTGGCAAATCTGGTCACCATCCTGTTGGGTATTACCATTGCCTCAACCATGACAGCCGATTCTTTTTTAAAAGTAGATACACTGATGATTCTCGGGCTGGGGTTGTTTGCGTTCATATTTGATACAGCCGGTGGGGTTCTCTTTGCCAAACTTTTAAATCTTGTTCTACCCAAACACCTGAAGGTTAACCCGATGGTGGGTGCAGCAGGAATATCTGCCTTTCCGATGTCTGCCCGTGTTATTCAAAAGATGGGGCAGGATAATGACCCGAATAACTACCTACTGATGTATGCAGCCAGCGCCAATGTAGGCGGTCAAATCGGGTCGGTCATTGCCGGAGGTATTATCCTGGCTATCATCCCTTTGCTTAGCTAA
- a CDS encoding acyl-CoA dehydrogenase family protein → MNFYLDNPDLKHHLDHPLMRRIVELRERNYTDAQQFDYAPMDFEDAMDSYEKVLDIVGEICGDIVAPNAESIDQEGPHVVDGRVVYAKGTKENLDALVKAGLMGISLPRRYNGMNFSLVPYIMAADMVSRADAGFVNIWGLQDCAETIYEFANDDQRKKFLPRVCAGETMAMDLTEPDAGSDLQAVMLKATYSEQDGCWYLNGVKRFITNGDGHISLVLARSEDGTKDGRGLSMFLYDKYDGGVTVRRIENKMGIKGSPTCELVFRNAKAELCGDRKMGLIKYVMALMNSARLGITAQSVGVSESAYREALAYAKERKQFGKSIIEFPAVYEMLSIMKAKLDATRSLLYETTRFVDMYKTLEDIARERKLTPEERNEMKKYQKLADACTPLGKGMASEYCNQNAYDCIQIHGGSGFMKDYACERIYRDARITSIYEGTTQLQVVAAIRHVTTGSYLAMIRDYETQEIAPELTSLRTRLIAMTNAFEKTVEDVKAVGDNEFIDFHARRMVEMAGHIIMGYLLLHDASRCEDFRKSAEVYINFGEAAVQGHAQFIEGFTVECLDIYRK, encoded by the coding sequence ATGAACTTCTATCTCGATAATCCCGATTTAAAACACCACCTGGATCATCCGCTGATGCGGAGAATCGTGGAGTTGCGCGAGCGTAACTATACCGATGCGCAGCAATTTGATTATGCCCCTATGGATTTTGAAGATGCCATGGACAGTTACGAAAAAGTCCTTGACATTGTCGGCGAAATCTGCGGTGATATTGTCGCGCCTAATGCCGAAAGTATTGACCAGGAAGGTCCACACGTGGTGGATGGTCGTGTAGTGTATGCCAAAGGTACTAAGGAAAACCTCGATGCATTGGTAAAGGCCGGCCTGATGGGTATTTCCCTGCCTCGCCGTTATAACGGTATGAACTTTTCTCTTGTCCCATACATCATGGCGGCTGATATGGTGAGCCGTGCCGATGCCGGTTTTGTAAATATCTGGGGTTTGCAGGACTGTGCCGAGACAATTTACGAATTTGCCAATGACGATCAGCGCAAAAAATTCCTCCCACGCGTATGTGCCGGTGAAACGATGGCAATGGACCTGACAGAACCGGATGCAGGATCAGACCTTCAGGCTGTAATGCTCAAAGCCACATACAGCGAGCAGGATGGATGCTGGTATCTCAATGGTGTGAAACGCTTCATCACTAACGGTGACGGACACATTTCCCTCGTACTGGCCCGTTCGGAAGACGGAACCAAAGATGGTCGCGGTCTTTCCATGTTTCTTTATGATAAATACGATGGCGGTGTGACTGTGCGTCGTATTGAAAATAAAATGGGTATCAAAGGTTCGCCTACTTGCGAGCTGGTGTTCCGTAATGCAAAAGCCGAGCTTTGTGGCGACCGTAAAATGGGACTTATCAAATACGTAATGGCGTTGATGAACAGTGCCCGTCTGGGAATCACGGCTCAGTCTGTCGGCGTTTCGGAATCGGCTTATCGTGAAGCGTTGGCTTATGCCAAAGAGCGTAAGCAGTTTGGAAAATCCATCATTGAGTTTCCTGCTGTTTATGAAATGCTTTCAATCATGAAAGCAAAACTGGACGCTACCCGTTCGTTGCTTTATGAAACTACCCGTTTTGTGGATATGTACAAAACGCTGGAAGATATTGCCCGTGAGCGCAAACTGACTCCGGAAGAGCGCAACGAAATGAAGAAATATCAAAAGCTGGCTGATGCTTGCACGCCGCTGGGCAAAGGAATGGCCAGTGAGTATTGCAACCAGAATGCCTACGATTGTATTCAGATTCACGGTGGCTCAGGCTTCATGAAGGATTATGCCTGCGAACGCATCTACCGCGATGCCCGCATTACCTCTATTTATGAAGGTACAACACAGCTTCAGGTCGTGGCAGCCATTCGCCATGTAACTACCGGCTCTTATCTGGCGATGATTCGCGATTATGAGACACAGGAGATTGCACCGGAACTGACCAGCCTCCGCACCCGTTTGATTGCAATGACTAATGCTTTTGAAAAGACGGTAGAGGATGTCAAAGCCGTAGGGGATAATGAGTTTATCGACTTCCATGCCCGCCGTATGGTGGAGATGGCCGGCCATATTATTATGGGATATCTGCTGCTGCACGATGCCTCACGCTGTGAGGATTTCCGCAAGTCAGCAGAGGTTTACATCAATTTCGGAGAAGCCGCCGTTCAGGGGCATGCTCAGTTTATCGAAGGATTTACGGTAGAGTGCCTGGATATTTACCGGAAATAA
- a CDS encoding electron transfer flavoprotein subunit alpha/FixB family protein: MNNLFVYCEIEDGIVADVSLELLTKGRSLANQLKCKLEAIVIGSKLEGIESQIFPYGADTVYLADDSRLYPYTSLPHTSVLVNLFKEQKPQICLMGATSIGRDLGPRVSSALHSGLTADCTALEIGDHEEKKENKVYKDLLYQIRPAFGGNIVATIINPECRPQMATVREGVMRKEIFNLQHKGKVVKLDVAKYVSDADFVVDVIERHIEKSKVNLKASPIIVAGGYGVGSKENFQLLYDLAATIGGEVGASRAAVDAGYAGHDRQIGQTGVTVRPKLYIACGISGQIQHIAGMQESSIIIAINNDENAPINTIADYVINGTVEEVIPKMIKYYKKNSK; the protein is encoded by the coding sequence ATGAATAACTTATTTGTATATTGCGAAATAGAAGACGGCATCGTGGCTGATGTCAGTCTGGAACTGCTGACAAAAGGACGCAGCCTGGCCAACCAACTCAAATGCAAGCTCGAAGCGATTGTGATTGGTTCGAAACTCGAAGGGATAGAATCCCAGATATTCCCTTACGGAGCCGATACAGTCTATCTGGCAGACGATTCCCGTCTTTATCCGTACACCTCCCTTCCTCATACTTCGGTTTTGGTCAACCTGTTTAAAGAACAGAAACCACAAATCTGCCTGATGGGAGCGACCAGCATTGGCCGTGACCTGGGACCACGCGTTTCTTCAGCATTGCACAGCGGTCTGACTGCCGATTGTACTGCGCTCGAAATCGGGGACCATGAAGAGAAGAAGGAAAATAAAGTTTACAAAGACCTGCTTTATCAGATCCGTCCTGCGTTCGGTGGAAATATCGTAGCAACGATTATCAATCCGGAGTGTCGTCCGCAGATGGCAACCGTACGTGAAGGGGTGATGAGAAAAGAGATTTTCAACCTTCAGCACAAGGGCAAAGTGGTCAAACTGGACGTTGCAAAATATGTATCAGATGCCGACTTTGTGGTGGATGTGATCGAGCGTCATATAGAGAAGTCAAAAGTGAATCTGAAAGCTTCTCCTATCATTGTAGCCGGAGGTTACGGGGTAGGTTCGAAAGAGAATTTCCAGTTGCTGTATGATTTGGCTGCAACAATCGGGGGAGAAGTTGGCGCATCACGTGCTGCAGTTGATGCCGGATATGCCGGCCATGACCGACAGATTGGCCAGACGGGAGTGACTGTCCGTCCGAAACTGTACATCGCTTGTGGTATTTCCGGCCAAATCCAGCACATTGCTGGTATGCAGGAGAGCTCTATTATCATAGCTATAAATAATGATGAAAATGCGCCGATCAACACCATTGCTGATTATGTAATCAACGGCACGGTGGAAGAGGTGATTCCGAAGATGATCAAGTATTACAAGAAAAACAGTAAATAA
- a CDS encoding electron transfer flavoprotein subunit beta/FixA family protein has translation MSLKIIVLAKQVPDTRNVGKDAMKADGTVNRAALPAIFNPEDLNALEQALALKEKHPGTTVHLLTMGPGRAADIIREGLYRGADGGILLTDRAFAGADTLATSYALACAIRKLGEYDLIICGRQAIDGDTAQVGPQVAEKLGISQITYAEEVQSVDADKIRVKRRLERGVEVVEAKLPILITVNGTAPECRPRNAKLIQKYKYAKTVTEKQNMNVDYTDLFDNRPYLNLIEWGVADVNAELEQVGLSGSPTKVKKIENVVFQAKESLVISPSDRDIDILMYDLIANHTIG, from the coding sequence ATGAGTTTGAAAATCATTGTTTTAGCAAAACAGGTGCCTGATACACGAAATGTGGGAAAGGATGCCATGAAAGCCGACGGTACAGTAAATCGTGCCGCGCTTCCTGCCATTTTCAATCCTGAGGATTTGAATGCGCTCGAACAGGCTTTAGCGTTAAAAGAAAAACACCCGGGTACAACCGTTCATTTGCTGACTATGGGGCCGGGACGCGCAGCCGATATCATTCGTGAGGGGCTTTACCGCGGTGCTGATGGTGGCATTTTGCTTACCGATAGGGCTTTTGCCGGTGCCGATACGTTGGCGACTTCCTATGCGTTGGCTTGTGCCATCCGGAAGTTGGGTGAATATGACCTGATCATTTGCGGTCGTCAGGCTATTGATGGCGACACAGCACAGGTAGGACCACAGGTGGCAGAGAAGTTGGGTATTTCGCAAATTACTTATGCTGAAGAAGTCCAGTCTGTTGATGCCGATAAAATTCGGGTGAAACGACGTCTGGAACGAGGTGTAGAAGTCGTGGAAGCCAAATTACCGATTTTGATTACGGTAAACGGAACTGCGCCGGAATGTCGCCCGCGCAATGCGAAGCTGATTCAGAAGTACAAGTATGCCAAGACCGTGACTGAAAAGCAGAATATGAATGTCGATTACACGGATTTGTTTGACAACCGTCCGTATCTCAATCTTATAGAATGGGGAGTGGCTGATGTGAATGCCGAACTGGAGCAGGTTGGTCTGTCGGGATCGCCCACTAAGGTGAAAAAGATCGAGAATGTGGTCTTTCAGGCGAAGGAAAGTCTCGTGATTTCTCCGTCTGACCGAGATATTGATATCCTGATGTATGACCTGATTGCCAACCATACTATTGGATGA
- the lpdA gene encoding dihydrolipoyl dehydrogenase, whose protein sequence is MAFDVAIIGGGPAGYTVAERLAKGGLKIVLFEKRALGGVCLNEGCIPTKTMLYSAKILDTIRNSAKYGITSPEPSFDLPKILQRKTKVVKKLTAGIRAKLTAHNVTMINGEAKVLSAANDQISIKCGEETYSVSKLILCTGSETVIPTIPGLTETVYWTSREALESKEVPESLTIVGGGVIGLEFASLYNSLGSRVTVVEMLDEILPGMDCEVSALLREEYTRKGVKFLLGTKVTSINQSEITLEKQGEQTVMPSEKVLISVGRRPVLTGYGLENLTLERFRNGIAVNEVMQTSQSNIYACGDITGFSLLAHTAVREAEVAANHILGISDKMNYPSVPAVVYTNPEIAGVGETEESLKEKNITYSVKKQPMTFSGRFVTENELFNGLCKVIIGENEKILGVHIFGNPASEIIALAGMAIEHGLTLSQWQRTVFPHPTVGEIFKEV, encoded by the coding sequence ATGGCATTTGATGTAGCGATTATAGGCGGTGGCCCCGCCGGCTATACAGTAGCCGAACGTCTCGCAAAGGGCGGATTGAAGATAGTCCTCTTCGAAAAAAGAGCCCTGGGTGGAGTATGTCTCAATGAGGGTTGTATCCCGACTAAAACCATGCTCTACTCTGCTAAAATACTCGATACCATCAGGAACAGTGCCAAATATGGTATCACCTCCCCGGAACCTTCCTTTGATCTTCCCAAAATACTTCAACGCAAAACCAAAGTCGTCAAAAAGCTGACTGCCGGTATCCGTGCAAAACTTACAGCTCATAATGTTACGATGATCAACGGTGAAGCTAAGGTATTATCTGCTGCCAACGACCAGATATCAATAAAATGTGGAGAAGAAACGTATTCTGTTTCAAAGCTGATTTTGTGTACCGGCAGTGAAACTGTAATTCCTACTATTCCGGGATTGACAGAAACTGTTTACTGGACAAGTCGTGAAGCATTGGAAAGTAAAGAGGTGCCGGAATCGTTGACCATTGTGGGTGGCGGTGTAATCGGATTGGAGTTTGCCTCATTATACAATAGCCTTGGCTCCAGAGTGACCGTAGTGGAAATGCTTGATGAAATTCTGCCTGGTATGGATTGTGAAGTATCGGCTTTGCTCCGGGAAGAGTATACGCGCAAAGGTGTAAAATTTCTGTTGGGCACTAAAGTAACGTCCATAAATCAATCGGAAATCACCCTCGAAAAACAAGGTGAACAAACGGTTATGCCTTCGGAGAAAGTGCTGATCAGTGTTGGACGACGACCTGTATTAACCGGTTATGGCCTGGAAAACCTCACATTGGAGCGTTTCCGCAATGGTATTGCTGTAAATGAGGTTATGCAAACTTCGCAATCCAATATTTATGCTTGCGGCGATATAACCGGCTTCTCGTTGTTGGCCCACACAGCAGTGCGTGAAGCGGAGGTTGCTGCCAATCATATACTCGGCATTTCCGATAAAATGAATTACCCGTCGGTTCCGGCTGTAGTTTATACGAACCCCGAAATAGCCGGAGTGGGTGAGACTGAGGAATCCCTGAAAGAGAAAAACATCACCTATTCGGTTAAAAAACAGCCCATGACCTTTTCGGGACGTTTTGTGACTGAAAACGAACTGTTTAATGGCCTATGTAAGGTCATTATTGGTGAGAATGAAAAGATACTGGGTGTTCACATTTTCGGAAATCCGGCTTCTGAAATTATTGCTTTGGCGGGAATGGCCATTGAGCATGGCCTGACCCTTTCACAGTGGCAACGAACCGTTTTCCCGCATCCGACAGTCGGGGAAATTTTCAAAGAGGTTTAA
- the thpR gene encoding RNA 2',3'-cyclic phosphodiesterase has product MRLFIGIDLPPKIKVKLKHFQHKLKTTGTNGSWKSKETFHITLEFLGELPEDSVPILSEILKQAASDKNEFRLMIEGLNAFPNIKRAHTLWADVKGDTDILNQIRNEIHSALIEKGIQVQSSSFVPHITLLSRPRLAEQLPLLKKSAEFFVREIILFESKVIDHRREYPAIYKARLQGQF; this is encoded by the coding sequence ATGAGACTCTTTATCGGAATAGACCTTCCTCCAAAAATCAAGGTCAAGCTCAAACATTTCCAACACAAACTCAAAACGACCGGAACTAATGGTAGCTGGAAATCAAAGGAGACATTCCACATTACGTTGGAGTTTTTGGGCGAATTACCGGAAGATAGTGTTCCAATATTATCCGAAATCCTGAAGCAGGCTGCATCCGACAAGAACGAGTTCCGGTTGATGATTGAAGGGCTCAATGCTTTTCCCAATATAAAAAGAGCCCACACCTTATGGGCTGACGTAAAAGGAGATACAGACATATTAAATCAAATCAGAAATGAAATCCATTCGGCTCTGATAGAAAAGGGAATTCAGGTGCAATCTTCATCATTTGTACCGCACATCACCTTGCTTTCCCGCCCTAGACTTGCGGAACAACTTCCCCTTCTGAAGAAAAGTGCTGAGTTTTTCGTTCGCGAGATTATCTTATTCGAAAGCAAGGTTATTGATCACCGCAGAGAATATCCGGCCATTTACAAGGCCCGGTTGCAAGGCCAATTCTGA
- the nadB gene encoding L-aspartate oxidase encodes MVKKFDFLVIGSGLAGMSFALKVAQKGKVAIVCKTELEDANTYYAQGGIASVTNELTDNFTKHIEDTLICGDGLCNKQVVEMVVKNAPDQIKELVDWGVNFDKKKSGEFDLHKEGGHSEFRILHHKDNTGAEIQQSLIEEIKKHPNIEIFENHFAIEIITQHHLGQKVTRQTSNIECYGAYVLDEATNHIDTILAKITLMATGGVGNIYQTTTNPAIATGDGIAMVYRAKGTVRDMEFIQFHPTALYNPNERPCFLITEAMRGYGAVLRTKDGKEFMQKYDERKSLAPRDIVARAIDNEMKNRGDEYVYLDVTHKNAEETKAHFPNIYQKCLSLGIDITKDYIQVAPAAHFLCGGIEVDMNARSSINRLYAAGECSCTGLHGANRLASNSLLEAIVYADAAAKHSCSIIDSISFNEKVPAWNDEGTSLNEEMVLITQSVKEVNQIMSTYVGIVRSNLRLKRAFERLEILYKETESLFQRSVVSKQICELRNSIFCGYIIIMHAMARKESRGLHYTIDYPKKCKNSK; translated from the coding sequence ATGGTAAAAAAATTCGACTTTTTGGTGATCGGCTCGGGATTAGCCGGTATGAGTTTTGCCCTCAAAGTAGCTCAAAAAGGAAAAGTAGCCATCGTCTGCAAAACTGAGCTGGAAGACGCCAACACCTACTATGCGCAAGGCGGAATTGCTTCCGTAACAAACGAACTGACCGATAATTTCACAAAGCATATTGAAGACACCCTGATTTGCGGAGACGGACTCTGCAACAAACAGGTCGTGGAAATGGTGGTAAAAAACGCACCTGACCAGATTAAGGAACTGGTAGATTGGGGCGTTAACTTCGACAAAAAGAAATCCGGTGAATTTGACCTGCACAAAGAGGGTGGACACTCTGAATTCCGGATCCTGCACCACAAGGATAATACGGGCGCCGAGATTCAGCAATCATTGATTGAAGAAATCAAGAAGCATCCGAACATCGAAATTTTCGAAAACCATTTTGCCATCGAGATAATCACCCAGCACCACCTGGGGCAAAAGGTAACCCGTCAAACTTCAAATATTGAATGCTACGGAGCTTACGTATTGGACGAAGCAACCAACCATATTGATACAATACTGGCCAAAATCACCCTGATGGCAACGGGCGGCGTCGGAAACATTTACCAAACGACAACCAATCCGGCAATTGCCACAGGCGATGGTATTGCCATGGTTTACCGGGCAAAGGGCACCGTCAGGGATATGGAATTTATCCAATTTCACCCGACAGCGCTTTACAACCCGAATGAACGCCCTTGTTTCCTGATTACGGAAGCCATGCGCGGTTATGGAGCCGTATTGCGCACCAAGGACGGGAAAGAGTTTATGCAAAAATACGATGAGCGCAAATCTCTTGCGCCCCGCGACATTGTAGCCCGTGCTATCGACAACGAAATGAAAAACCGGGGAGACGAATATGTCTATCTCGATGTCACCCATAAAAATGCGGAAGAGACCAAAGCGCACTTCCCCAACATTTACCAGAAATGCCTGAGTCTGGGCATTGATATTACCAAAGACTATATCCAGGTCGCACCGGCTGCCCACTTTCTTTGTGGTGGAATCGAAGTGGATATGAACGCCCGTTCATCCATCAACCGCCTTTACGCTGCCGGAGAATGTAGTTGTACCGGCCTCCACGGAGCCAACCGACTTGCATCCAATTCTCTTCTGGAGGCAATTGTTTATGCCGATGCGGCAGCAAAACATTCCTGCTCCATCATAGACTCCATCAGTTTCAATGAAAAAGTTCCGGCCTGGAATGATGAAGGTACGTCCCTGAATGAGGAGATGGTACTCATCACCCAGAGTGTAAAGGAGGTCAATCAGATTATGTCCACTTATGTGGGTATAGTGCGAAGCAATCTTCGTCTGAAACGCGCATTTGAGCGTCTTGAAATTCTCTATAAAGAGACCGAAAGCCTGTTCCAGCGCTCTGTGGTGTCAAAGCAAATCTGCGAATTGCGTAACAGTATATTCTGCGGATACATCATCATCATGCACGCCATGGCGCGTAAAGAGAGCCGCGGACTCCATTATACCATCGACTATCCGAAAAAATGCAAAAACTCAAAATAA
- a CDS encoding replication-associated recombination protein A: protein MSLPLAERLRPKNLDEYIGQKHLVGKNAILRRMIDAGNVSSFILWGPPGVGKTTLARIISTQLDVPFYTLSAINAGVKDVREVIDKAKSQRFFNTRSPILFIDEIHRFSKAQQDSLLGAVENGTVTLIGATTENPSFEVIRPLLSRAQVYVLKSLEKKDLLELLERAITTDIELKEKNIVLKETDALLRFSGGDARKLLNILELVINAEHGDAIEITDQIVTERLQENPSAYDKGGEMHYDIISAFIKSIRGSDPEAAIYWLARMVAGGEDPKFIARRLVISAAEDIGLANPNALLLANATFDALQKIGWPEGRIILAETTIYLASSPKSNSAYLSIDDALAMVRETGDLPVPLHLRNAPTQLMKELDYGKEYKYSHDFANNFVKQDFLPRELKGKTIWTPQANPAEAKLKEHLNRLWKDRFQ from the coding sequence ATGTCTTTACCTTTAGCCGAGCGACTTCGACCCAAAAACCTCGATGAATACATCGGGCAAAAACATCTGGTAGGCAAAAATGCCATTCTTCGCCGGATGATTGATGCCGGAAATGTATCGTCGTTTATCCTCTGGGGCCCTCCCGGAGTGGGAAAAACTACGCTCGCCCGCATTATTTCCACACAACTCGATGTTCCTTTTTATACATTGAGTGCCATTAATGCAGGGGTGAAGGATGTTCGTGAAGTGATTGACAAAGCAAAGAGCCAACGCTTCTTCAATACCCGCAGCCCGATTCTTTTCATAGATGAAATCCACCGTTTCAGCAAAGCGCAACAGGACTCGCTACTCGGCGCGGTGGAAAACGGCACGGTTACCCTAATCGGTGCAACCACCGAAAATCCCTCTTTCGAAGTCATTCGTCCATTGCTTTCCCGTGCACAGGTGTATGTGCTCAAATCGCTGGAAAAGAAAGACCTGCTCGAACTACTGGAAAGAGCCATCACCACCGATATTGAGCTGAAAGAAAAAAATATCGTTCTGAAGGAGACTGACGCTCTGCTTCGTTTCTCCGGAGGTGACGCCCGTAAACTGCTCAATATTCTGGAACTGGTCATCAATGCCGAACACGGCGATGCCATCGAAATCACCGACCAGATAGTCACCGAACGCCTTCAGGAGAATCCGTCAGCGTATGATAAAGGCGGTGAAATGCATTACGATATCATTTCCGCATTCATCAAATCAATCCGCGGCAGTGACCCCGAAGCAGCAATATATTGGTTGGCTCGCATGGTAGCGGGTGGTGAAGATCCGAAATTTATTGCCCGACGCCTCGTCATTTCAGCAGCCGAAGATATTGGTCTGGCAAATCCAAACGCTTTGCTTTTGGCAAATGCGACATTCGATGCATTGCAGAAAATCGGATGGCCGGAAGGTCGTATCATATTGGCAGAAACGACAATTTACCTGGCATCCAGTCCCAAGAGTAATTCGGCTTACTTATCTATTGATGACGCTTTGGCAATGGTACGTGAAACCGGAGATTTACCGGTCCCGCTTCATTTGCGAAATGCTCCGACCCAACTGATGAAAGAGTTGGATTACGGCAAAGAGTACAAATATTCTCACGATTTTGCCAATAACTTCGTGAAACAGGACTTTCTTCCCCGCGAATTGAAAGGTAAAACCATCTGGACTCCGCAAGCTAATCCGGCAGAAGCCAAGCTCAAAGAACACCTCAACCGCCTTTGGAAAGACCGCTTCCAGTAA